The Molothrus ater isolate BHLD 08-10-18 breed brown headed cowbird chromosome 9, BPBGC_Mater_1.1, whole genome shotgun sequence genome includes a region encoding these proteins:
- the KIFAP3 gene encoding kinesin-associated protein 3 isoform X1 has protein sequence MQGEDARYLKRKVKGGNIDVHPSEKALIVHYEVEATILGELGDPMLGERKECQKIIRLKSLNANTDIGSLARKVVEECKLIHPSKLGEVEQLLYYLQNRRDSSAGKERKEKTSKPKDPPPFEGTEIDEVANINDMDEYIELLYEDIPDKVRGSALILQLARNPDNLEELLINETALGALARVLREDWKQSIELATNIIYIFFCFSSFSKFHGIITHYKIGALCMNIIDHELKRHELWQEELAKKKKAVDEDPENQTLKKDYEKTYKKYKGLVVKQEQLLRVAIYLLLNLAEDTRIELKMRNKNIVHMLVKALDRDNFELLILVVTFLKKLSIFMENKNDMVEMDIVEKLVKMVPCEHEDLLNITLRLLLNLSFDTGLRSKMVHVGLLPKLTALLGNENNKKVAICILYHISMDDCFKSMFAYTDCIPQLMKMLFECPDERVDLELISFCINLAANKRNVQLICEGNGLKMLMKRALKFKDPLLMKMIRNISQHDGPTKSQFIEYVGDLAAQISNSEEEEFVIECLGTLANLTLPELDWELVLKEYKLVPYLKDKLKPAGSAEDDLVLEVVIMIGTVSMDDSCAALLAKSGIIPALIELLNAQQEDDEFVCQIIYVFYQMVFHQATRDVIIKETQAPAYLIDLMHDKNAEIRKVCDNTLDIIAEYDEEWAKKIQTEKFRWHNSQWLEMVESRQMDDSEQYLYGDDPIEPYIHEGDILERPDLFYNADGLIVPDGAVSPDIFGDYQLQNGDLVGQHPFSANLAVDGFAPSTAGPGRPATAYGYRPEEPFLYGYGAR, from the exons ATGCAGGGCGAGGACGCCCGGTACCTCAAGAG GAAGGTAAAAGGAGGTAACATAGATGTGCATCCATCTGAGAAAGCCCTCATTGTCCATTATGAAGTGGAAGCAACGattctgggagagctgggagacCCCATGCTGGGGGAACGCAAGGAATGTCAGAAAAT AATTCGGCTGAAGAGCCTTAATGCAAACACAGACATTGGTTCCCTGGCTCGAAAGGTGGTTGAAGAATGCAAGCTCATTCACCCCTCCAAGCTGGGAGaagtggagcagctgctgtacTACCTGCAGAATCGCAGAGATTCTTCAGcaggaaaag aaaggaaagagaaaaccaGCAAGCCAAAAGATCCACCCCCATTTGAAGGAACAGAG ATTGATGAAGTTGCCAACATCAATGACATGGATGAGTACATTGAGTTACTGTACGAGGACATTCCTGACAAGGTGAGGGGCTCTGCCCTCATCCTGCAGCTGGCCAGGAATCCTGATAATTTGGAAGAGCTGCTTATAAATG AAACTGCCCTGGGTGCATTGGCTAGAGTGCTGAGGGAAGACTGGAAACAAAGCATTGAACTGGCTACCAATatcatttacattttcttctgcttttcgAG TTTCTCTAAATTTCATGGGATAATCACACATTACAAAATTGGAGCTCTGTGTATGAATATCATAGACCATGAACTGAAGAGACATGAACTTTGGCAGGAAGAACTtgctaaaaagaagaaagctg TTGATGAAGATCCTGAAAACCAAACCCTGAAAAAGGACTATGAGAAAACTTACAAGAAATACAAAGGGCTGGTTGtcaagcaggagcagctgcttaGAG TTGCGATTTACCTGCTGCTAAACCTGGCTGAGGACACTCGCATTGAGCTGAAGATGAGGAACAAGAACATTGTGCACATGTTGGTGAAAGCACTGGACCGGGATAATTTTGAGCTGCTCATCCTTGTTGTAACCTTCCTGAAGAAACTCAGCATTTTCATGGAGAACAAAAATGATATG GTTGAAATGGATATTGTTGAAAAACTTGTGAAAATGGTACCATGTGAACATGAAGACCTGCTGAATATCACTCTTCGACTGCTGCTGAATCTCTCCTTTGACACAGGCCTGAGAAGTAAAATGGTCCATGTTGGTTTGCTCCCCAAACTCACTGCTCTCCTGG GAAAcgaaaataacaaaaaagtcGCGATTTGCATTCTGTATCACATCAGCATGGACGATTGCTTTAAATCGATGTTTGCATACACAGACTGTATCCCTCAG CTAATGAAGATGCTTTTTGAATGTCCTGATGAGAGAGTTGACCTGGAActtatttctttctgtattaACCTTGCTGCCAACAAAAGAAATGTGCAGCTTATCTGTGAAG gaaaTGGTTTGAAAATGCTCATGAAGAGGGCTTTGAAGTTTAAGGATCCATTGTTAATGAAGATgatcagaaatatttcacagcATGATGGGCCAACTAAAAGCCAGTTTATT GAATATGTTGGTGATTTAGCAGCTCAAATATCAAAttcagaagaagaagaatttgTGATTGAATGCCTGGGAACACTTGCAAATTTGACCTTACCAGAGCTGGACTGGGAACTTGTGCTGAAGGAATACAAACTGGTTCCATATCTCAAGGATAAGTTAAAACCAG CAGGTTCTGCTGAGGATGACCTTGTTTTGGAAGTGGTGATCATGATTGGCACCGTGTCCATGGATgactcctgtgctgctctgctggctaAATCTGGGATCATCCCTGCCCTCATCGAGCTGCTGAATG CTCAGCAGGAAGATGATGAGTTTGTGTGCCAGATCATCTATGTATTTTATCAGATGGTGTTCCACCAAGCCACCAGAGATGTCATCATCAAGGAAACAC aagcTCCAGCATACCTCATAGACCTGATGCACGATAAAAACGCTGAGATCCGCAAGGTCTGTGACAACACTCTGGATATCATAGCG GAATATGATGAGGAATGGGCTAAAAAAATCCAGACGGAGAAGTTCCGATGGCACAACTCGCAGTGGCTGGAGATGGTGGAGAGCCGGCAGATGGACGACAGCGAGCAGTACCTGTATGGGGATGATCCCATCGAGCCCTACATCCACGAGGGGGACATTCTGGAGAGACCTGACCTCTTCTATAATGCAG
- the KIFAP3 gene encoding kinesin-associated protein 3 isoform X2 encodes MQGEDARYLKRKVKGGNIDVHPSEKALIVHYEVEATILGELGDPMLGERKECQKIIRLKSLNANTDIGSLARKVVEECKLIHPSKLGEVEQLLYYLQNRRDSSAGKERKEKTSKPKDPPPFEGTEIDEVANINDMDEYIELLYEDIPDKVRGSALILQLARNPDNLEELLINETALGALARVLREDWKQSIELATNIIYIFFCFSSFSKFHGIITHYKIGALCMNIIDHELKRHELWQEELAKKKKAVDEDPENQTLKKDYEKTYKKYKGLVVKQEQLLRVAIYLLLNLAEDTRIELKMRNKNIVHMLVKALDRDNFELLILVVTFLKKLSIFMENKNDMVEMDIVEKLVKMVPCEHEDLLNITLRLLLNLSFDTGLRSKMVHVGLLPKLTALLGNENNKKVAICILYHISMDDCFKSMFAYTDCIPQLMKMLFECPDERVDLELISFCINLAANKRNVQLICEGNGLKMLMKRALKFKDPLLMKMIRNISQHDGPTKSQFIEYVGDLAAQISNSEEEEFVIECLGTLANLTLPELDWELVLKEYKLVPYLKDKLKPGSAEDDLVLEVVIMIGTVSMDDSCAALLAKSGIIPALIELLNAQQEDDEFVCQIIYVFYQMVFHQATRDVIIKETQAPAYLIDLMHDKNAEIRKVCDNTLDIIAEYDEEWAKKIQTEKFRWHNSQWLEMVESRQMDDSEQYLYGDDPIEPYIHEGDILERPDLFYNADGLIVPDGAVSPDIFGDYQLQNGDLVGQHPFSANLAVDGFAPSTAGPGRPATAYGYRPEEPFLYGYGAR; translated from the exons ATGCAGGGCGAGGACGCCCGGTACCTCAAGAG GAAGGTAAAAGGAGGTAACATAGATGTGCATCCATCTGAGAAAGCCCTCATTGTCCATTATGAAGTGGAAGCAACGattctgggagagctgggagacCCCATGCTGGGGGAACGCAAGGAATGTCAGAAAAT AATTCGGCTGAAGAGCCTTAATGCAAACACAGACATTGGTTCCCTGGCTCGAAAGGTGGTTGAAGAATGCAAGCTCATTCACCCCTCCAAGCTGGGAGaagtggagcagctgctgtacTACCTGCAGAATCGCAGAGATTCTTCAGcaggaaaag aaaggaaagagaaaaccaGCAAGCCAAAAGATCCACCCCCATTTGAAGGAACAGAG ATTGATGAAGTTGCCAACATCAATGACATGGATGAGTACATTGAGTTACTGTACGAGGACATTCCTGACAAGGTGAGGGGCTCTGCCCTCATCCTGCAGCTGGCCAGGAATCCTGATAATTTGGAAGAGCTGCTTATAAATG AAACTGCCCTGGGTGCATTGGCTAGAGTGCTGAGGGAAGACTGGAAACAAAGCATTGAACTGGCTACCAATatcatttacattttcttctgcttttcgAG TTTCTCTAAATTTCATGGGATAATCACACATTACAAAATTGGAGCTCTGTGTATGAATATCATAGACCATGAACTGAAGAGACATGAACTTTGGCAGGAAGAACTtgctaaaaagaagaaagctg TTGATGAAGATCCTGAAAACCAAACCCTGAAAAAGGACTATGAGAAAACTTACAAGAAATACAAAGGGCTGGTTGtcaagcaggagcagctgcttaGAG TTGCGATTTACCTGCTGCTAAACCTGGCTGAGGACACTCGCATTGAGCTGAAGATGAGGAACAAGAACATTGTGCACATGTTGGTGAAAGCACTGGACCGGGATAATTTTGAGCTGCTCATCCTTGTTGTAACCTTCCTGAAGAAACTCAGCATTTTCATGGAGAACAAAAATGATATG GTTGAAATGGATATTGTTGAAAAACTTGTGAAAATGGTACCATGTGAACATGAAGACCTGCTGAATATCACTCTTCGACTGCTGCTGAATCTCTCCTTTGACACAGGCCTGAGAAGTAAAATGGTCCATGTTGGTTTGCTCCCCAAACTCACTGCTCTCCTGG GAAAcgaaaataacaaaaaagtcGCGATTTGCATTCTGTATCACATCAGCATGGACGATTGCTTTAAATCGATGTTTGCATACACAGACTGTATCCCTCAG CTAATGAAGATGCTTTTTGAATGTCCTGATGAGAGAGTTGACCTGGAActtatttctttctgtattaACCTTGCTGCCAACAAAAGAAATGTGCAGCTTATCTGTGAAG gaaaTGGTTTGAAAATGCTCATGAAGAGGGCTTTGAAGTTTAAGGATCCATTGTTAATGAAGATgatcagaaatatttcacagcATGATGGGCCAACTAAAAGCCAGTTTATT GAATATGTTGGTGATTTAGCAGCTCAAATATCAAAttcagaagaagaagaatttgTGATTGAATGCCTGGGAACACTTGCAAATTTGACCTTACCAGAGCTGGACTGGGAACTTGTGCTGAAGGAATACAAACTGGTTCCATATCTCAAGGATAAGTTAAAACCAG GTTCTGCTGAGGATGACCTTGTTTTGGAAGTGGTGATCATGATTGGCACCGTGTCCATGGATgactcctgtgctgctctgctggctaAATCTGGGATCATCCCTGCCCTCATCGAGCTGCTGAATG CTCAGCAGGAAGATGATGAGTTTGTGTGCCAGATCATCTATGTATTTTATCAGATGGTGTTCCACCAAGCCACCAGAGATGTCATCATCAAGGAAACAC aagcTCCAGCATACCTCATAGACCTGATGCACGATAAAAACGCTGAGATCCGCAAGGTCTGTGACAACACTCTGGATATCATAGCG GAATATGATGAGGAATGGGCTAAAAAAATCCAGACGGAGAAGTTCCGATGGCACAACTCGCAGTGGCTGGAGATGGTGGAGAGCCGGCAGATGGACGACAGCGAGCAGTACCTGTATGGGGATGATCCCATCGAGCCCTACATCCACGAGGGGGACATTCTGGAGAGACCTGACCTCTTCTATAATGCAG
- the KIFAP3 gene encoding kinesin-associated protein 3 isoform X3, with protein MQGEDARYLKRKVKGGNIDVHPSEKALIVHYEVEATILGELGDPMLGERKECQKIIRLKSLNANTDIGSLARKVVEECKLIHPSKLGEVEQLLYYLQNRRDSSAGKERKEKTSKPKDPPPFEGTEIDEVANINDMDEYIELLYEDIPDKVRGSALILQLARNPDNLEELLINETALGALARVLREDWKQSIELATNIIYIFFCFSSFSKFHGIITHYKIGALCMNIIDHELKRHELWQEELAKKKKAVDEDPENQTLKKDYEKTYKKYKGLVVKQEQLLRVAIYLLLNLAEDTRIELKMRNKNIVHMLVKALDRDNFELLILVVTFLKKLSIFMENKNDMVEMDIVEKLVKMVPCEHEDLLNITLRLLLNLSFDTGLRSKMVHVGLLPKLTALLGNENNKKVAICILYHISMDDCFKSMFAYTDCIPQLMKMLFECPDERVDLELISFCINLAANKRNVQLICEGNGLKMLMKRALKFKDPLLMKMIRNISQHDGPTKSQFIEYVGDLAAQISNSEEEEFVIECLGTLANLTLPELDWELVLKEYKLVPYLKDKLKPAGSAEDDLVLEVVIMIGTVSMDDSCAALLAKSGIIPALIELLNAQQEDDEFVCQIIYVFYQMVFHQATRDVIIKETQAPAYLIDLMHDKNAEIRKVCDNTLDIIAEYDEEWAKKIQTEKFRWHNSQWLEMVESRQMDDSEQYLYGDDPIEPYIHEGDILERPDLFYNADGLIVPDGAVSPDIFGDYQLQNGDLVGQHPFSAKACRWERN; from the exons ATGCAGGGCGAGGACGCCCGGTACCTCAAGAG GAAGGTAAAAGGAGGTAACATAGATGTGCATCCATCTGAGAAAGCCCTCATTGTCCATTATGAAGTGGAAGCAACGattctgggagagctgggagacCCCATGCTGGGGGAACGCAAGGAATGTCAGAAAAT AATTCGGCTGAAGAGCCTTAATGCAAACACAGACATTGGTTCCCTGGCTCGAAAGGTGGTTGAAGAATGCAAGCTCATTCACCCCTCCAAGCTGGGAGaagtggagcagctgctgtacTACCTGCAGAATCGCAGAGATTCTTCAGcaggaaaag aaaggaaagagaaaaccaGCAAGCCAAAAGATCCACCCCCATTTGAAGGAACAGAG ATTGATGAAGTTGCCAACATCAATGACATGGATGAGTACATTGAGTTACTGTACGAGGACATTCCTGACAAGGTGAGGGGCTCTGCCCTCATCCTGCAGCTGGCCAGGAATCCTGATAATTTGGAAGAGCTGCTTATAAATG AAACTGCCCTGGGTGCATTGGCTAGAGTGCTGAGGGAAGACTGGAAACAAAGCATTGAACTGGCTACCAATatcatttacattttcttctgcttttcgAG TTTCTCTAAATTTCATGGGATAATCACACATTACAAAATTGGAGCTCTGTGTATGAATATCATAGACCATGAACTGAAGAGACATGAACTTTGGCAGGAAGAACTtgctaaaaagaagaaagctg TTGATGAAGATCCTGAAAACCAAACCCTGAAAAAGGACTATGAGAAAACTTACAAGAAATACAAAGGGCTGGTTGtcaagcaggagcagctgcttaGAG TTGCGATTTACCTGCTGCTAAACCTGGCTGAGGACACTCGCATTGAGCTGAAGATGAGGAACAAGAACATTGTGCACATGTTGGTGAAAGCACTGGACCGGGATAATTTTGAGCTGCTCATCCTTGTTGTAACCTTCCTGAAGAAACTCAGCATTTTCATGGAGAACAAAAATGATATG GTTGAAATGGATATTGTTGAAAAACTTGTGAAAATGGTACCATGTGAACATGAAGACCTGCTGAATATCACTCTTCGACTGCTGCTGAATCTCTCCTTTGACACAGGCCTGAGAAGTAAAATGGTCCATGTTGGTTTGCTCCCCAAACTCACTGCTCTCCTGG GAAAcgaaaataacaaaaaagtcGCGATTTGCATTCTGTATCACATCAGCATGGACGATTGCTTTAAATCGATGTTTGCATACACAGACTGTATCCCTCAG CTAATGAAGATGCTTTTTGAATGTCCTGATGAGAGAGTTGACCTGGAActtatttctttctgtattaACCTTGCTGCCAACAAAAGAAATGTGCAGCTTATCTGTGAAG gaaaTGGTTTGAAAATGCTCATGAAGAGGGCTTTGAAGTTTAAGGATCCATTGTTAATGAAGATgatcagaaatatttcacagcATGATGGGCCAACTAAAAGCCAGTTTATT GAATATGTTGGTGATTTAGCAGCTCAAATATCAAAttcagaagaagaagaatttgTGATTGAATGCCTGGGAACACTTGCAAATTTGACCTTACCAGAGCTGGACTGGGAACTTGTGCTGAAGGAATACAAACTGGTTCCATATCTCAAGGATAAGTTAAAACCAG CAGGTTCTGCTGAGGATGACCTTGTTTTGGAAGTGGTGATCATGATTGGCACCGTGTCCATGGATgactcctgtgctgctctgctggctaAATCTGGGATCATCCCTGCCCTCATCGAGCTGCTGAATG CTCAGCAGGAAGATGATGAGTTTGTGTGCCAGATCATCTATGTATTTTATCAGATGGTGTTCCACCAAGCCACCAGAGATGTCATCATCAAGGAAACAC aagcTCCAGCATACCTCATAGACCTGATGCACGATAAAAACGCTGAGATCCGCAAGGTCTGTGACAACACTCTGGATATCATAGCG GAATATGATGAGGAATGGGCTAAAAAAATCCAGACGGAGAAGTTCCGATGGCACAACTCGCAGTGGCTGGAGATGGTGGAGAGCCGGCAGATGGACGACAGCGAGCAGTACCTGTATGGGGATGATCCCATCGAGCCCTACATCCACGAGGGGGACATTCTGGAGAGACCTGACCTCTTCTATAATGCAG